The genomic DNA AACACGGCTGCCGAGGCCATGGCGGCACATGGGGTGGAGATTATTCATAATGCCAAGCTCTATGACACCACCCGTGATGCGGTGGCGGATTTACAATATATCTATGCCTCCACCGCCCGCGACAGGCGGTTGCGCAAACCGCAGATTACTCCACGAGAAGCGATGGAGGAGGCCTGTCAGCGCCATCATGCACAACAAAAAACAGGAATCATGTTCGGCCCCGAACGTAGTGGTTTGAATAATGATGATATTGCGTTAGCGCACGCCATTGTAACGGTGCCTACCGACCCTGATCATGCCTCACTTAATTTGGCACAATGTGCGGTGATTCTTGGCTATGAATGGTTTAGCGCCCAAAGCGAAAAAACGCTTGTGCCCAATGCCGAGTTAGATGCTGATCTTGCAAGCCAAGAAGAAATTCACGGGTTTCTCGACCAGTTGGAGACTGCCCTTGACGCTACATATTATTTTAAACTCGATGCAAAAAAGCAGCGTATGTGGCGTAATTTAAAAACCACCTTTTTACGTACCGAGTTGAATTCACAAGAGATTCACAGCCTGCGCGGCATGGTTTCGGCGTTGGAAAAGGGGCGCAAAAAGCCCGAAAACTCTCCATAAACCCATATATATGGTCATCGTCACAAAAGCTTAACTTTGTTTTGAGCGTAAATTACCTATAC from Alphaproteobacteria bacterium includes the following:
- a CDS encoding RNA methyltransferase — protein: MTPAIILINPQMGENIGAVARAMMNFGLRELRIVAPRDGWPNTAAEAMAAHGVEIIHNAKLYDTTRDAVADLQYIYASTARDRRLRKPQITPREAMEEACQRHHAQQKTGIMFGPERSGLNNDDIALAHAIVTVPTDPDHASLNLAQCAVILGYEWFSAQSEKTLVPNAELDADLASQEEIHGFLDQLETALDATYYFKLDAKKQRMWRNLKTTFLRTELNSQEIHSLRGMVSALEKGRKKPENSP